Proteins from a genomic interval of Inediibacterium massiliense:
- a CDS encoding MBL fold metallo-hydrolase encodes MNIKRVGQRGILFTFFELKNLDYDCVTNIYVINGNRYFFICDTYLGPSYIKEIKKYLEDNFGKKQYIVFNSHSHWDHIWGNSEFKDFQIISHELCEKYILKYGQEDLIKHEKQFAKDKIEIVLPNTIFKEEIEFKEEGVKFFYTPGHSDDSSSCYDYKDKILFVGDNIDDPIPSFMCWSELDKYKETLERYLQINADIVIQSHGHITNKDLIKDNISYINKLIRKEKIDLGNKEMLKKHLINMEYLRSVNEE; translated from the coding sequence ATGAATATTAAAAGAGTAGGTCAAAGAGGAATTTTGTTTACTTTTTTTGAGCTTAAAAATCTAGATTATGATTGTGTAACCAATATATATGTTATTAATGGAAACAGATATTTTTTCATATGTGATACTTATTTAGGACCATCTTATATAAAAGAAATTAAAAAATATCTTGAAGATAATTTTGGAAAAAAACAGTATATAGTATTTAATTCTCATAGTCATTGGGACCACATATGGGGAAATAGTGAGTTTAAAGATTTTCAAATAATCTCTCATGAATTATGTGAAAAATATATATTAAAATATGGACAAGAAGATTTAATCAAACATGAAAAACAATTTGCAAAAGATAAGATAGAAATTGTTTTACCTAATACTATTTTTAAAGAAGAAATAGAATTTAAAGAAGAAGGTGTAAAGTTTTTTTATACGCCAGGACATTCAGATGATTCATCATCTTGTTATGATTATAAAGATAAAATATTATTTGTAGGAGATAATATTGATGATCCTATACCATCCTTCATGTGTTGGAGTGAATTAGATAAATATAAAGAGACTTTAGAAAGGTATTTACAAATCAATGCAGATATTGTTATACAAAGCCATGGCCATATTACAAATAAGGATTTAATAAAAGATAATATAAGTTACATAAATAAGTTAATCAGAAAAGAAAAAATAGATTTAGGAAACAAAGAGATGTTAAAAAAGCATCTAATCAATATGGAATATTTAAGATCTGTAAATGAAGAATGA
- a CDS encoding coenzyme F420-0:L-glutamate ligase has product MERVVGTVVRGLRAPIINKGDNITQIVVDTVLKASEIGGYSIHDKDIVTVTESVVARSQGNYATIDHIAKDVSSKFGNDTIGVIFPILSRNRFAICLRGIAKGAKKIVLMLSYPSDEVGNHLVTMDMIDEKGINPWTDVLTEEEFRNHFGYKKHVFTGVDYIDYYKSLIEEFGTECEVIFSNNPKTILNYTKNVLTCDIHTRFRTKKILKANGGNKIYSLDNILSTSVDGSGYNEAYGLLGSNKATEESIKLFPRNCQPVVDGIQAIIKEKTGKTVEVMIYGDGAFKDPVGKIWELADPVVSPAYTSGLEGTPNEVKLKYLADNNFSHLKGEELKKAISEYIINKESDLVGAMESQGTTPRQLTDLIGSLSDLTSGSGDKGTPIIYIQGYFDNYTK; this is encoded by the coding sequence ATGGAAAGAGTTGTTGGAACTGTAGTGAGAGGTTTACGTGCCCCAATTATCAATAAGGGAGACAATATTACACAAATCGTTGTAGACACTGTATTAAAAGCTTCAGAAATAGGAGGATATTCTATTCATGATAAGGATATTGTTACTGTAACAGAATCAGTAGTCGCTCGTTCTCAAGGAAATTATGCAACCATTGATCACATTGCAAAAGATGTAAGTTCTAAGTTTGGAAATGATACCATAGGAGTAATATTCCCTATTTTGAGCCGTAACCGTTTTGCTATTTGCCTTCGTGGTATTGCAAAAGGAGCTAAAAAAATTGTTTTAATGCTTAGCTATCCTTCTGATGAGGTAGGTAATCATTTAGTAACTATGGATATGATTGATGAAAAAGGAATCAATCCTTGGACAGATGTTTTAACAGAAGAGGAATTCCGTAACCATTTCGGATATAAAAAACATGTTTTTACTGGTGTAGATTATATTGATTATTATAAGTCTTTAATTGAAGAATTTGGAACTGAATGTGAAGTAATCTTTTCAAATAATCCAAAAACGATTTTAAATTATACAAAAAATGTTCTTACTTGTGATATTCATACTAGATTTAGAACAAAAAAAATATTAAAAGCAAATGGTGGAAATAAAATTTATAGCCTTGATAATATTTTATCCACATCTGTTGATGGAAGTGGTTATAATGAAGCTTATGGTCTTTTAGGTTCAAATAAAGCAACAGAAGAAAGCATTAAGCTTTTCCCTCGTAATTGTCAACCTGTAGTAGATGGTATACAAGCTATAATTAAAGAAAAGACAGGTAAAACTGTAGAAGTTATGATTTATGGCGATGGAGCTTTTAAAGATCCAGTAGGTAAGATTTGGGAACTTGCTGACCCTGTTGTATCACCAGCTTATACATCAGGACTAGAGGGTACCCCTAACGAAGTTAAATTAAAGTATCTTGCTGATAATAATTTTTCTCATTTAAAAGGAGAAGAACTTAAAAAGGCTATTTCAGAATACATTATCAATAAAGAATCAGATCTTGTAGGTGCTATGGAATCACAAGGTACTACTCCAAGACAACTTACGGATCTTATAGGATCACTATCTGACTTAACTTCAGGTAGCGGAGATAAAGGTACTCCTATTATATACATCCAAGGTTATTTTGATAATTATACAAAATAA
- a CDS encoding acetate uptake transporter — MTNETKVKVVTADPSALGLFGLAIITLVASSQKLGMTSGVSFVLPWAIFLGATAQLFACINDFKHNNTFGATAFGAYAFFWYAVGFTWFIQNGVFGPKLSAAADPKQLGFAFLGYLIFSLFMTIGSMETHKVLFIIFVLIDFLFIGLTLTSFGIMEHTTHQLAAYSELSIAIMSFYGSAAAVLNTHFGRAFLPVGNPFGIFKK, encoded by the coding sequence ATGACCAATGAAACAAAAGTTAAAGTCGTAACAGCTGATCCTTCAGCATTAGGACTTTTTGGACTGGCAATCATTACATTAGTTGCATCATCTCAAAAACTCGGAATGACTTCAGGAGTATCATTTGTTTTACCATGGGCAATATTTTTAGGAGCTACTGCTCAATTATTTGCATGCATCAATGACTTTAAACACAACAATACATTTGGTGCTACTGCTTTTGGTGCTTATGCATTTTTCTGGTATGCAGTTGGATTTACATGGTTCATACAAAATGGTGTATTTGGTCCTAAATTATCAGCTGCTGCTGATCCTAAGCAATTAGGATTTGCTTTCTTAGGATACTTAATATTTTCATTATTTATGACTATAGGTTCCATGGAAACTCACAAGGTATTATTTATAATTTTCGTCCTTATAGACTTTTTATTTATAGGTTTAACATTGACTTCATTTGGTATAATGGAGCATACTACTCATCAACTTGCAGCATATTCTGAATTATCAATAGCAATCATGTCATTTTATGGCTCAGCTGCTGCTGTATTAAATACTCATTTTGGAAGAGCATTTTTACCAGTTGGAAATCCTTTTGGTATATTCAAAAAATAA
- a CDS encoding zinc-ribbon domain-containing protein, whose protein sequence is MIIWGWGKVTRKIIGAVFQRSCSYCNSAEIWNLCIVRTWFTLFFIPIIPYRKQYCIACPRCGSYIELTKDEFEQMKMDISSSSDHMNQNPVSDNIKYGEKTETQINYLKQMEEYKNK, encoded by the coding sequence ATGATAATCTGGGGATGGGGAAAAGTAACTAGAAAAATTATTGGAGCAGTTTTTCAGCGTTCATGCAGCTATTGTAATAGTGCTGAAATTTGGAATTTGTGTATTGTAAGAACATGGTTTACATTATTCTTTATTCCAATCATACCCTATAGAAAACAATACTGTATTGCTTGTCCGAGATGTGGGAGTTATATAGAGCTTACAAAGGATGAATTTGAACAAATGAAAATGGATATAAGTTCTAGTTCTGATCATATGAATCAAAATCCGGTAAGCGATAATATAAAATATGGTGAAAAAACAGAAACTCAAATCAATTATTTAAAGCAGATGGAAGAATATAAAAATAAGTAA
- a CDS encoding LytTR family DNA-binding domain-containing protein, whose translation MKITVEHMDIDENEIILRCKSIDDEMLHILSFLKSRSQKLCAFKDRNELILLSPDNVYYCESVDEKVFLYCKNDVYQTALNLSELENNYSSVGFLRISKSMIVNLYKIKKLRSYTSGRIEVVMKNDEKIIVSRHYAPILRQKLEI comes from the coding sequence ATGAAAATAACCGTTGAGCATATGGACATTGACGAAAATGAAATCATACTTCGTTGCAAAAGTATAGATGATGAAATGCTTCATATCTTATCATTTTTAAAATCTAGATCACAAAAGCTCTGTGCATTTAAAGATAGAAATGAATTAATTTTGTTGTCTCCAGACAATGTTTATTACTGTGAATCTGTTGATGAAAAAGTTTTTTTATACTGTAAAAATGATGTTTATCAAACAGCTCTGAACTTATCAGAACTAGAAAATAATTATTCATCTGTTGGATTTTTAAGAATCAGCAAGTCCATGATCGTAAATCTTTATAAGATTAAAAAATTAAGAAGTTATACTTCAGGAAGAATAGAAGTGGTTATGAAAAATGATGAAAAAATTATTGTATCTAGACATTATGCTCCAATATTAAGACAAAAGCTTGAAATATAA